In the genome of Fusarium fujikuroi IMI 58289 draft genome, chromosome FFUJ_chr02, one region contains:
- a CDS encoding probable acyl-coenzyme A-binding protein (diazepam binding inhibitor) encodes MSESFQKAVEDSKKLTSKPNTDELLRLYGLYKVANGEDFSAATAPGMFDLKGKAKYNAWKKAAEEEKLTPDAAQVKYVELVEELKEKCGYDANKVPEAVGN; translated from the exons ATGTCTGAATCTTTCCAGAAGGCCGTCGAGgactccaagaagctcacctCTAAGCCCAACACCGACGAGCTTCTCAGGCTCTACG GACTCTACAAGGTCGCCAACGGTGAGGACTTCTCCGCTGCTACCGCCCCTGGCATGTTCGACCTCAAG GGCAAGGCCAAGTATAACGCTTGGAAGAAGGccgccgaggaggagaagctcacCCCCGATGCCGCTCAGGTCAAGTACGTTGAGCtggttgaagagctcaaggagaaatGCGGCTACGATGCCAACAAGGTTCCCGAGGCCGTTGGTAATTAA
- a CDS encoding related to RING3 kinase: MTETQTEEARASVPMETKIEDVKIKKKPFSWLEPHPTFVIILVGPDETPFGIQKEFLCSRSEFYEKHFSETKPDDKIEHIVKLPETTKEIFGLAQHFLYMDKVIADEANLPSYEALVGLWKLGHKLTIKGLCDKALTAMIDCRRITESIPATPLLIQVWKDTPEGSSIRKLLLSWTAEYMRFSDARAEFAKSLPQEVLSELVVAMSSFDTVPAPEASATSAAPSATPRKNVHYLEDEPENDAKKTRRTSGGPVSAPASADRSIKARGSLPKPAPRRRTSAGYAEGFWTRLVGPFRDAVEPVEDGVPDYFEKVKRPMDLTTIKAKMDRKEYNSDEEFVADVRQIFDNCFTYWKKGDPMWLAGEKLQKTFEDKFSHMNKWIAKMGGDEAD, encoded by the exons ATGACTGAGACTCAAACTGAAGAGGCTCGTGCCTCAGTTCCTATGGAGACCAAGATTGAAGATGTCAaaatcaagaagaagcccttCTCCTGGCT CGAACCGCATCCCAcgttcgtcatcatcctcgtcggtcCTGATGAGACTCCTTTCGGTATACAGAAAGAATTCCTCTGCTCTCGATCCGAGTTCTACGAAAAGCACTTTTCAGAAACCAAGCCTGATGACAAGATTGAGCACATAGTCAAGCTTCCTGAGACCACAAAGGAAATATTTGGACTGGCTCAGCACTTTCTTTACATGGACAAGGTGATTGCGGACGAGGCCAATCTCCCATCGTACGAGGCTCTTGTTGGACTCTGGAAGCTTGGCCATAAACTCACTATCAAGGGACTCTGTGACAAAGCTCTTACCGCTATGATTGACTGCCGTCGAATCACGGAATCGATCCCAGCTACACCCCTTCTCATCCAGGTCTGGAAGGATACACCTGAAGGCTCATCGATTCGAAAGCTACTGCTGTCATGGACTGCTGAGTACATGCGCTTTTCGGACGCTCGGGCAGAATTTGCCAAGTCACTACCCCAGGAAGTTCTCAGCGAGCTTGTAGTTGCCATGAGCTCCTTCGACACGGTTCCTGCCCCTGAAGCATCAGCCACCAGTGCTGCCCCTTCTGCAACACCTCGAAAGAACGTTCATTATCTGGAGGACGAGCCCGAGAATGATGCGAAGAAGACCAGACGAACGAGCGGTGGACCAGTTAGTGCTCCAGCGTCAGCAGATCGATCGATCAAAGCTCGCGGCTCTTTGCCTAAGCCCGCGCCTCGACGTAGGACTAGCGCTGGCTATGCCGAAG GATTCTGGACCAGACTCGTTGGTCCTTTCAGAGACGCTGTCGAACCCGTCGAGGATGGCGTGCCTGACTActtcgagaaggtcaagcGACCAATGGACCTTACCacgatcaaggccaagatggatCGCAAGGAGTATAACAGTGACGAAGAGTTCGTTGCAGACGTCCGTCAGATTTTCGATAACTGCTTCACGTACTGGAAGAAGGGAGACCCAATGTGGCTTGCGGGGGAGAAGCTCCAGAAGACATTTGAAGACAAGTTCTCTCACATGAACAAATGGATTGCTAAAATGGGTGGTGATGAAGCCGACTAG
- a CDS encoding probable isopentenyl-diphosphate delta-isomerase, with translation MSTTTTTTTQPITAESMLRLFPDIDTSSEPLSGHDEEQIRLMDEVCIVLDENDKPIGTASKKICHLMTNIDKGLLHRAFSVFLFNDKNELLLQQRASEKITFPDMWTNTCCSHPLHIPTETGATLEDSIAGVKRAAQRKLEHELGIKKEQVPFEDFHFLTRIHYKAPSDGKWGEHEIDYILFIKANVDLDINKNEVRDTQYVTPETLKQQFDDPSLVFTPWFKLICNSMLFEWWQNLDSGLNKYMNEQEIRRM, from the exons ATGTCTACAACAACTACCACTACAACCCAGCCTATCACGGCCGAATCTATGCTCCGTCTCTTCCCGGACATCGACACCAGCTCAGAGCCTCTGTccggccatgatgaagagcaaATCCGTCTTATGGATGAGGTCTGCATTGTCCTCGACGAGAATGACAAGCCAATCGGTACCgccagcaagaagatct GCCATCTCATGACCAACATCGATAAGGGCCTCCTTCACCGCGCGTTTtccgtcttcctcttcaacgacaagaacgaactcctcctccagcagcGCGCATCCGAAAAGATCACCTTCCCCGACATGTGGACCAACACTTGCTGCTCCCATCCCCTCCACATCCCTACTGAGACTGGTGCTACCCTTGAAGACTCCATCGCCGGTGTCAAGCGAGCTGCTCAGCGCAAGCTTGAGCACGAGTTGGGTATCAAGAAGGAGCAGGTTCCCTTTGAGGACTTCCATTTCCTCACCCGAATCCACTACAAGGCCCCCAGCGACGGCAAGTGGGGTGAGCACGAGA TTGACtacatcctcttcatcaaggccaacgtcgacctcgacatcaacaagaacgaGGTCAGAGATACACAATACGTCACTCCCGAGACGCTCAAGCAACAATTCGATGACCCCAGCCTGGTTTTCACACCTTGGTTCAAGCTCATTTGCAACTCTATGCTCTTCGAGTGGTGGCAGAACCTCGACTCCGGCTTGAATAAGTACATGAACGAACAGGAGATTCGACGCATGTAA
- a CDS encoding probable SAGA protein: protein MAPKIEAQEIETYWNIFSTRTGGGKFLTGEQAAPVLKNSGLRDDQLERVWDLADVDNDGNLDFEEFCVAMRIIFDILNGEYADVPTTLPDWLVPESKAHLVQAGQAITGKSVQFEQVEDDSEDLGLKDGFEWYMKPADKAKYEQIYQENRDMRGEVDFHALSDLYESLDVPDTDVRSAWNLINPSAQSTINKDACLAFLHILNYRHEGFRIPRTVPASLRSSFERNQIDYQVDNQRTGANSRWATKADDTTSTGRKAKFGDQYLTRLGRSGFKSSGTDFSTEKTEDWEEVRLKRKLQDLEDKIKKVEEIAERRKGGKRDSKPALVKKELDQLLEYKRRELRELEEGTGKSAAGGSLKSIQEDLQTVREQVEGLENHLRTREQVLEQIRREIEDEKRG, encoded by the exons ATGGCTCCCAAGATCGAGGCGCAGGAAATTGAGACGTACTGGAATATCTTCTCTACCCGAACAGGAGGCGGCAAGTTCCTTACAGGTGAACAAGCTGCTCCTGTTCTAAAGAACAGTGGCCTCCGAGATGATCAACTAGAGCGAGTATGGGATCTTGCGGACGTGGATAATGATGGAAACCTTGATTTCGAGGAGTTCTGCGTTGCCATGCGCATCATCTTTGATATTCTCAACGGG GAATACGCGGATGTGCCGACAACATTGCCCGACTGGCTTGTCCCTGAGTCCAAGGCTCATCTCGTGCAGGCTGGCCAAGCCATCACCGGAAAATCAGTACAGTTCGAGCAGGTTGAGGACGACTCGGAAGATCTGGGACTCAAAGACGGATTCGAGTGGTACATGAAGCCTGCGGACAAGGCCAAATACGAGCAGATCTACCAGGAGAACCGAGATATGCGAGGCGAGGTGGATT TCCATGCGCTTAGTGATCTTTACGAGTCCCTTGATGTTCCCGATACCGATGTCCGATCCGCCTGGAATCTGATCAACCCCTCGGCGCAATCGACTATCAACAAGGATGCTTGTCTCGCATTCCTACATATCCTCAACTACCGACATGAGGGCTTCCGAATCCCCCGTACCGTTCCGGCCTCGCTTCGATCAAGCTTTGAGCGCAATCAGATTGATTATCAAGTCGACAACCAGCGAACAGGCGCTAACTCGCGATGGGCCACCAAGGCTGATGACACCACGAGTACCGGCCGTAAAGCTAAGTTCGGCGATCAATACCTAACGCGCCTGGGTCGAAGTGGCTTCAAGAGCTCGGGCACGGATTTCTCGACGGAAAAGACGGAGGATTGGGAAGAGGTTCGACTGAAGCGCAAGCTCCAGGACCTCGAGgataagataaagaaggTGGAGGAGATCGCGGAGCGCCGGAAAGGCGGCAAACGCGATTCTAAGCCTGCACTTGTTAAGAAGGAACTCGATCAATTGCTCGAATACAAGCGACGAGAACTTAGGGAACTGGAAGAGGGAACTGGTAAGAGCGCGGCTGGGGGGAGCCTCAAGAGCATACAGGAAGATCTCCAGACAGTCCGGGAGCAGGTTGAGGGTCTAGAGAATCACTTGAGAACACGAGAACAAGTTCTTGAGCAGATCAGGCGGGAGAttgaagacgagaagagaggatAG
- a CDS encoding related to endopeptidase La 2: MAKPQTANLPLIPLARGTILLPGLVQRIPVSSNRPDIPALLAHVYEQAATKGPDTRIDSIPIACVPISSPLISGNGQRLIGDAEDIDPAEIENVLPGSAKKTDLFTFGVAAKIIGIDGRGTGEFALRVEGTTRVRIDSFTRERPYFEAKVTYFHEDCNATDKQTQDLFALLKTRSRELVTILRISSLLPRTRDGPVLSPVLTRRLEMLIMRKELNEAGLLADFMANLVESTHEEKLEVLAALDVKVRLTKVIELLERQVGGIKNNFKITTFTTMPVQILDRLNETNQNRKPGSLPQIPGMAFVPPNGQMPGGHDQSDDQEANELDELKRKLSNAKLPADAAKTVDREMRRLQKMQPMNQEYQVTRNWLETLAEIPWTITTDDRLGPDTLNRARKQLDDDHYGLDNVKKRLIEYLAVLRLKQSINDEVEEKIKKAQEELGQAATSNEKDKGTAEEHSEIEGSAKPEMAKLDILKSQRMVDKSPIMLLAGPPGVGKTSLARSVATALGRKFHRISLGGVRDEAEIRGHRRTYVAAMPGLIVQGLRKVGVANPVFLLDEIDKIGQASIHGDPSAAMLEVLDPEQNYNFQDHYVGMPIDLSKILFIATANSLDTIPAPLLDRMETIYIPGYTTLEKRHIAMQHLVPKQIRVNGLAETQVAFNQEVVSKIIECYTRESGVRNLEREIGSVCRAKAVEYAEAKDGGHIDDYRSDLSVEDIENILGIEKFEEEIAEKTSRPGIVTGLVAYSSGGNGSILFIEVADMPGNGRVQLTGKLGDVLKESVEVALTWVKAHAFELGLTPEPTTDIMKERSIHVHCPSGAIPKDGPSSGIGQAIALISLFSGKPVPPTMAMTGEISLRGRVTAVGGIKEKLIGALRAGVKTVLLPAQNRKDVKDLPQEVKDGLEILHVSHIWEAIRLVWPDSHWAEDTNYRGIESRL; this comes from the exons ATGGCAAAGCCACAGACCGCGAATCTGCCCCTGATACCACTCGCGCGAGGCACCATCCTTCTCCCGGGCCTCGTCCAGCGAATCCCAGTATCTTCGAACCGTCCCGACATTCCTGCTTTGCTCGCCCACGTTTACGAGCAAGCTGCTACAAAGGGCCCTGATACACGTATCGACAGTATTCCCATCGCCTGCGTTCCAATTTCGTCCCCTCTTATCAGTGGCAACGGCCAGCGACTCATTGGCGATGCGGAAGATATAGACCCCGCTGAGATCGAGAACGTCCTTCCCGGCTCTGCTAAGAAGACTGACTTGTTCACATTTGGTGTTGCCGCCAAGATCATTGGCAttgatggaagaggaacgGGCGAATTTGCGCTGCGCGTCGAAGGCACAACCCGTGTTCGAATTGACTCCTTCACCCGCGAGCGCCCCTATTTTGAAGCCAAGGTGACATATTTCCATGAAGACT GCAATGCTACCGATAAACAGACGCAAGACCTGTTTGCTCTCCTAAAAACCCGTTCTCGAGAACTGGTCACGATCCTCAGGATTTCCTCCTTACTTCCTCGAACCCGCGATGGCCCGGTTCTTTCGCCAGTCCTTACAAGGCGACTTGAAATGTTAATCATGAGGAAAGAGCTCAATGAAGCTGGCCTTCTTGCCGACTTTATGGCTAATTTGGTTGAGAGCACGCACGAGGAGAAACTCGAGGTCCTTGCAGCTCTAGATGTCAAAGTGCGCTTGACTAAGGTCATTGAGTTACTGGAGCGTCAAGTTGGCGGTATCAAGAACAATTTCAAGATCACGACCTTCACCACTATGCCTGTCCAGATCTTGGATCGATTGAACGAAACCAACCAAAACCGCAAGCCAGGTTCGCTACCTCAAATCCCCGGTATGGCATTTGTGCCGCCCAATGGACAGATGCCAGGTGGACATGACCAAAGCGATGACCAGGAGGCCAATGAGCTTGACGAGCTCAAGCGCAAACTATCCAACGCTAAACTTCCCGCTGATGCTGCCAAGACAGTCGATAGGGAGATGAGACGACTTCAGAAGATGCAGCCCATGAACCAAGAATATCAAGTGACACGCAATTGGCTCGAAACGCTGGCCGAAATCCCCTGGACAATTACCACGGATGACCGCCTGGGCCCTGATACTCTCAACCGGGCGAGGAAGCAGCTTGACGATGACCACTATGGACTGGATAATGTCAAGAAGAGGCTCATCGAATATCTAGCTGTCCTTAGACTTAAACAATCGATCAATGATGAGGTGgaagagaagatcaagaaggcacAAGAGGAATTGGGACAAGCTGCGACATCCAACGAAAAAGACAAGGGAACAGCCGAGGAACACTCAGAGATTGAGGGAAGCGCAAAGCCCGAGATGGCTAAGCTTGACATCCTCAAGTCTCAGCGTATGGTGGACAAGTCTCCTATCATGCTTCTCGCTGGTCCCCCTGGCGTAGGAAAGACCAGTCTCGCGCGATCGGTGGCTACGGCTCTTGGCCGCAAGTTTCATCGTATCTCGCTGGGGGGTGTGAGAGACGAGGCCGAGATCCGGGGACATCGAAGGACCTATGTCGCAGCAATGCCAGGTCTCATTGTGCAGGGTCTCAGGAAGGTCGGCGTTGCCAACCCTGTTTTCctgcttgatgagattgacaaGATCGGGCAAGCCAGCATTCATGGCGATCCCTCAGCTGCCATGTTGGAAGTCCTAGACCCAGAACAGAACTACAACTTTCAGGATCACTATGTTGGCATGCCGATTGATCTCTCCAAGATCCTCTTCATTGCTACAGCCAACAGCCTGGACACTATCCCCGCCCCTCTGCTTGACCGAATGGAGACTATCTATATCCCTGGCTACACCACACTCGAGAAGCGACACATCGCTATGCAGCACCTGGTCCCTAAGCAGATCAGGGTCAACGGACTAGCCGAGACTCAGGTTGCATTCAACCAGGAAGTTGTTTCCAAAATCATCGAGTGTTACACTCGAGAATCTGGGGTTCGCAATCTAGAGCGCGAAATTGGCTCTGTTTGCCGTGCTAAAGCTGTCGAGTATGCCGAAGCCAAGGATGGGGGTCACATAGATGATTACCGATCCGACCTCAGTGTGGAGGACATCGAGAACATCCTAGGCATTGAGAagtttgaagaagagattgCTGAGAAGACGAGCCGCCCCGGTATCGTGACGGGCTTGGTTGCTTATAGTTCCGGTGGCAACGGcagcatcctcttcatcgaggTTGCTGATATGCCAGGCAATGGGAGGGTTCAGCTTACCGGCAAACTCGGCGATGTGCTGAAGGAAAGTGTTGAGGTTGCCTTGACCTGGGTCAAGGCACATGCTTTCGAGCTGGGTCTCACTCCAGAGCCCACTACGGATATCATGAAAGAGCGCAGCATCCACGTGCACTGTCCATCGGGCGCTATTCCCAAGGACGGTCCCAGCAGTGGAATTGGCCAGGCGATCGCACTCATCTCCTTATTCTCGGGGAAGCCGGTGCCACCAACCATGGCAATGACG GGCGAAATTTCTCTCCGGGGCAGAGTTACAGCCGTCGGAGGTATCAAGGAGAAACTCATCGGCGCCCTCCGAGCTGGCGTCAAGACTGTGTTACTTCCGGCCCAGAACCGCAAGGATGTCAAAGATCTTCCGCAGGAGGTCAAGGATGGACTGGAGATCCTTCACGTCAG CCATATCTGGGAGGCGATTCGTCTTGTCTGGCCAGACTCGCATTGGGCAGAGGACACCAACTACCGAGGCATCGAGAGTCGACTCTAA
- a CDS encoding related to single-stranded DNA binding protein 30K chain, which translates to MSAYSGFTKTSYGAQGGDDSGGFFAGGSQQGSQGGTGGKSYQDESLRPVTIKQILDAEEAYAGADFKIDGSPVTQITFVGQIRKIQPQPTNITLNIDDGTGMIEVKKWIDVDKQDDADPGFEVESHVRIWGRLKSFNNKRHVGAHVIRPVADFNEVNYHMLEAAYVHLYFTKGPLGGQGGANGDGDSMFVDGGGYNDNGGGNAGQAPTKLAGCSGLAKKMFNFMNDTPGGNEGVHLNVITNSTGMSVRDALTAADELLGQGLVYTTVDDETWAILEY; encoded by the exons ATGT ctgCTTACTCCGGATTCACAAAAACAAGCTATGGCGCCCAAGGGGGTGACGATTCTGGCGGCTTCTTCGCCGGTGGTTCACAACAGGGCAGTCAAGGCGGCACCGGCGGCAAG TCATACCAGGATGAGTCCTTGCGCCCTGTCACAATCAAGCAGATTCTCGACGCCGAAGAGGCATACGCTGGCGCAGACTTCAAAATCGACGGTTCCCCCGTGACACAGATCACATTCGTCGGACAAATTCGCAAGATTCAGCCTCAACCTACAAATATCACCCTCAACATCGACGACGGAACCGGCATGATTGAGGTCAAGAAGTGGATCGATGTCGACAAGCAGGACGATGCTGATCCCGGTTTCGAGGTGGAGTCTCACGTTCGTATCTGGGGTCGTCTCAAatccttcaacaacaagcgaCACGTCGGAGCTCATGTTATTAGGCCTGTGGCGGACTTCAACGAGGTCAACTATCACATGCTCGAGGCTGCATATGTTCATCTCTATTTTACCAAGGGCCCTCTCGGTGGTCAAGGTGGTGCCAATGGAGACGGAGATAGCATGTTCGTGGATGGTGGTGGCTACAATGACAATGGAGGCGGCAACGCTGGCCAGGCGCCTACTAAGCTCGCTGGCTGTAGTGGGCTTGCCAAGAAGATGTTCAACTTTATGAACGATACACCTGGTGGCAATGAAGGTGTCCATCTCAAcgtcatcaccaactctaCTGGCATGTCAGTGCGGGATGCTCTCACCGCTGCTGACGAATTGCTTGGCCAGGGTCTAGTCTACACCACAGTTGACGATGAGACATGGGCAATCCTCGAATACTAA